One window of the Eucalyptus grandis isolate ANBG69807.140 chromosome 8, ASM1654582v1, whole genome shotgun sequence genome contains the following:
- the LOC104457262 gene encoding LOB domain-containing protein 36-like produces the protein MSSSNSPCAACKCLRRKCTQECVFAPYFPADQPQKFAYVHKVFGASNVTKLLNELNVSQREDAVNSLAYEAETRLRDPVYGCVGLISILQHKLDLLQKELASAKKELATYVGPHAMIPTMMQPSGAPPYMGNPSMSAVVPYNMMPMMGIPTAAAAGGPPLVIRDHQSQQQQQQQQQQQAFDAQQLAAAVAARERQEMIRAYEQQQIRQQQQQQLEIKFDASGFDGVGNSVSPSRYNNPTSNVISPPPASPSLALGSFDNPYQIQAHQLSLQPQQGQAQDQQEHAQEQRSGSEERTNNNNGGPSC, from the coding sequence ATGTCGTCGTCGAACTCTCCTTGCGCCGCGTGCAAGTGCCTCCGCAGGAAGTGCACCCAGGAGTGCGTCTTCGCCCCCTACTTCCCCGCCGACCAGCCGCAGAAGTTCGCCTACGTACACAAGGTGTTCGGCGCGAGCAACGTGACTAAGCTCCTCAACGAGCTGAACGTCTCGCAGCGCGAGGACGCCGTCAACTCCCTCGCCTATGAGGCTGAGACCCGCCTGCGGGACCCGGTCTACGGCTGCGTCGGCCTCATCTCTATCCTCCAGCACAAGCTCGACCTGCTCCAGAAGGAGCTCGCCTCTGCCAAGAAGGAGCTCGCCACCTACGTGGGGCCCCACGCGATGATACCCACCATGATGCAACCCTCTGGAGCTCCGCCGTACATGGGAAATCCTTCGATGTCAGCGGTGGTGCCTTACAACATGATGCCGATGATGGGAATCCCGACTGCTGCCGCTGCTGGCGGGCCACCGCTAGTCATCAGGGACCACCAGagccagcagcagcagcagcagcagcagcagcagcaggcgTTTGATGCGCAGCAACTCGCAGCCGCCGTGGCAGCGAGGGAGCGGCAAGAGATGATTAGGGCTTATGAGCAGCAGCAAATTAGacagcagcaacagcaacaacTTGAAATCAAGTTCGACGCAAGCGGCTTTGACGGTGTCGGGAACTCGGTGTCTCCGTCCAGGTACAACAACCCCACAAGCAATGTAATCTCTCCACCGCCGGCTTCCCCGTCCCTGGCTTTGGGGAGTTTCGACAATCCGTACCAGATTCAGGCGCACCAGCTCTCGCTGCAGCCACAACAGGGACAAGCACAAGATCAGCAAGAGCATGCTCAAGAGCAGAGGTCTGGGAGCGAGGAGCGAACCAACAACAACAACGGTGGTCCTTCCTGTTGA
- the LOC104416771 gene encoding protein LATERAL ORGAN BOUNDARIES-like — MSSLSSPCAACKCQRRKCTPECVFAPYFPADQPQKFAYVHEVFGASNVAKLLNELHVSQREDAANSLTYEAEVRLRDPIYGCVGLISILQHKLNLLQKELSNAKKELAAYMGPHSMMPATVQPPGAMFPAGNPLSSMMALHNTVPVITTRGKGDALWHGGGSTLVDQQLLLEEHQLAAIAAAREQQDMGRVCEQQQIRRHHDQQQLQSQHETKYRTNGSDCVGEFVSAIQYHTANNAIPPGPASPSLALGSFMNPYHEQAHRLSLKSEQACIEKHQEQRSGGMEGQNDDVGLSW, encoded by the coding sequence ATGTCGTCGCTGAGCTCCCCGTGTGCTGCGTGCAAGTGCCAACGCCGGAAATGTACCCCTGAGTGCGTGTTCGCCCCCTACTTCCCCGCGGACCAGCCCCAGAAGTTTGCCTATGTCCATGAGGTCTTCGGCGCGAGCAACGTGGCCAAGCTCTTGAACGAGCTCCATGTGTCGCAGCGGGAAGACGCAGCAAACTCCCTCACCTACGAGGCCGAGGTCCGCCTCCGTGATCCCATCTATGGGTGCGTTGGGCTCATCTCCATCCTCCAGCACAAGCTCAACTTGCTGCAGAAGGAGCTCAGCAATGCCAAGAAAGAGCTCGCTGCCTACATGGGACCCCACTCAATGATGCCAGCCACAGTGCAACCTCCTGGGGCGATGTTTCCGGCCGGTAATCCCTTGTCGTCCATGATGGCATTGCACAACACGGTGCCGGTCATCACGACTAGGGGCAAGGGCGACGCACTATGGCATGGTGGAGGGTCGACGTTGGTAGACCAACAACTGTTGCTTGAAGAACATCAACTGGCGGCTATTGCAGCGGCGAGGGAGCAACAAGACATGGGTAGGGTTTGTGAGCAGCAGCAAATTAGGAGGCATCATGATCAACAGCAACTGCAAAGTCAACATGAAACTAAGTATCGCACAAATGGTTCTGACTGTGTTGGGGAATTTGTTTCTGCAATACAGTACCACACCGCAAATAATGCAATTCCTCCAGGCCCGGCTTCGCCATCACTAGCATTGGGTAGTTTCATGAACCCATACCACGAGCAAGCTCATCGTCTCTCGTTGAAGTCGGAACAAGCATGCATCGAAAAACATCAAGAGCAACGATCCGGTGGCATGGAGGGCCAGAATGATGATGTCGGCCTTTCCTGGTGA